The Fusobacterium sp. SYSU M8D902 genome includes a region encoding these proteins:
- the ulaG gene encoding L-ascorbate 6-phosphate lactonase, which translates to MSKVNSITRESWILSTFPEWGTWLNEEIEKEIVKPGSVAMWWLGCTGVWIKTEGNTNLCIDLWVKTGKKSSSNPLMKKQHQHQRMIGCVALQPNLRNVPCVIDPFAIKEVDAILATHDHGDHIDENVAAAVLQNCDSSVPFIGPEACVDLWISWGVPKERCIVVKPGDIIKIKDVEIVALDSFDRTELVTAPAGVVLKDKMPQDMDRLAVNYLIKTPGGNIYHSGDSHYSNYYAKHGNDYKIDVALGSYGENPRGMTDKMTSVDMLRMAECLNAKVVIPIHHDIWTNFKADPKEILYLWKMRKHRLQYQFKPFIWEVGGKFVWPQDKDRLEYMYDRGFHDAFAIEPDLPFKSML; encoded by the coding sequence ATGTCAAAAGTTAATAGTATAACAAGGGAATCATGGATTTTAAGTACTTTTCCAGAGTGGGGAACTTGGTTGAATGAAGAGATTGAAAAAGAGATAGTAAAACCAGGAAGTGTTGCTATGTGGTGGTTAGGATGTACTGGTGTTTGGATAAAGACAGAAGGAAATACAAATTTGTGTATTGATTTATGGGTAAAAACAGGAAAAAAATCATCATCTAACCCCCTAATGAAGAAACAACATCAACATCAAAGAATGATAGGATGTGTTGCTTTACAACCAAATTTAAGAAATGTACCATGTGTTATAGATCCATTTGCAATAAAAGAGGTTGATGCAATATTAGCAACACATGATCATGGAGATCATATAGATGAAAATGTAGCTGCTGCTGTTTTACAAAATTGTGACTCATCAGTTCCATTTATAGGGCCAGAAGCATGTGTAGATTTATGGATAAGTTGGGGAGTACCAAAGGAAAGATGTATAGTAGTAAAACCAGGAGATATTATAAAAATAAAAGATGTTGAGATAGTTGCTTTGGATTCTTTTGACAGAACTGAATTGGTAACAGCTCCAGCAGGTGTAGTTTTAAAAGATAAAATGCCACAAGATATGGATAGATTGGCAGTAAATTATTTGATAAAAACTCCAGGAGGAAATATATATCATAGTGGAGATTCACATTATTCTAATTATTATGCAAAGCACGGAAATGATTATAAAATTGATGTAGCTTTAGGTTCTTATGGTGAAAATCCAAGAGGAATGACTGACAAAATGACTTCAGTAGATATGTTAAGAATGGCAGAATGCTTGAATGCTAAAGTAGTTATTCCAATACACCATGATATTTGGACAAATTTTAAGGCTGATCCTAAAGAGATATTATATTTATGGAAAATGAGAAAACATAGATTACAATATCAATTTAAACCATTTATATGGGAAGTTGGAGGAAAATTTGTGTGGCCACAAGATAAGGATAGATTAGAATATATGTATGATAGAGGATTCCATGATGCATTTGCAATAGAACCAGATTTACCATTTAAATCAATGCTATAG
- a CDS encoding BglG family transcription antiterminator, with product MLGSKSIIILQILYNTDEEKNLKELAEILNFSERSLRYEIEKIFETLDVKELGLELSKGSLKIGNKKKLLEILEKNYKSSNFSSEEREIYITLKILFERIINQVHLAEELDVSRSTIKLHLKKIEEVLKEYNLKLEISHKKGLEIIGEEEKIRLCALKLIRKINHSKNELFKKVMRNYFDLNEDGIVIFINYCQKIMNKIISDEAFEIIKKYLKISLLMVKKGYELKKIKNEKFLEETLEYKAVEKGKALLEANYEIEMGKVEYLKIADYFLGSHNYNLECSYFENWVEIELLIKKMIYNFNKRIDIDISNDEVLLDGLINHIKPTIYRIKNGIELENTIYEEVVEIYPHLFEITKEILEELEEFIQNKFSKDEVAFIVIHFRAAIDRNKVRSKEKKNILVICGWGYGTSKLLAQQLKDMYSVNIIDILPYHQYKKKKYYKDIDLIVSTVELKELDEGIPVIKVNPILTNEDLQKLNKQDLQKSSKKVLFSEVLEAVKKVTTNLDEKMLLKELNGVLGNILVDDISQKKITIFDMLDKNLILDSIEVDNWEEAVRKAGENLVKYGYSTEKYVDNMVESIKKYGSYAIILPGIAFPHAKSEGEVVKTAFSIVRLKKEVLFPGDIPVKMIVAFSSIDNKEHLDAFIEIIEMMEKKDFDFIKFVKKYCKK from the coding sequence ATGTTAGGAAGTAAATCAATTATAATATTACAGATACTCTATAATACAGATGAAGAAAAGAATTTAAAAGAATTAGCAGAGATCTTAAATTTTAGTGAAAGAAGTTTAAGATATGAAATAGAAAAGATATTTGAAACTTTAGATGTAAAAGAACTGGGGTTAGAATTAAGTAAGGGTAGCTTAAAAATAGGAAATAAAAAGAAATTGTTAGAGATATTAGAGAAAAATTATAAAAGTTCAAATTTTTCAAGTGAAGAAAGAGAAATATATATAACTTTAAAAATATTATTTGAAAGAATTATTAATCAAGTTCATTTAGCTGAGGAGTTGGATGTTAGTAGAAGTACTATAAAACTTCATTTAAAAAAAATAGAAGAGGTTCTAAAGGAATATAATTTAAAATTAGAAATATCACATAAAAAGGGGTTAGAAATAATAGGAGAAGAAGAAAAGATAAGACTTTGTGCTCTAAAATTAATAAGGAAAATTAATCATTCTAAAAATGAGTTATTTAAAAAAGTAATGCGAAATTATTTTGATTTAAATGAAGATGGGATAGTAATTTTTATAAATTATTGCCAAAAAATAATGAATAAAATCATTTCTGATGAAGCTTTTGAAATTATAAAAAAATATTTAAAGATATCTTTATTAATGGTAAAAAAAGGATACGAACTTAAAAAAATAAAAAATGAAAAATTTTTAGAAGAAACTTTGGAATATAAAGCTGTTGAAAAGGGAAAAGCATTATTGGAGGCTAATTATGAAATAGAGATGGGAAAAGTAGAGTATTTAAAAATAGCAGATTACTTTTTAGGAAGTCATAACTATAATTTAGAATGCTCTTATTTTGAAAATTGGGTAGAGATAGAGCTTTTAATAAAAAAAATGATATATAATTTTAATAAGAGAATTGATATAGACATTTCTAATGATGAGGTCCTATTAGATGGTTTAATAAATCATATAAAACCTACAATTTATAGGATAAAAAATGGAATAGAATTAGAAAATACAATATATGAAGAAGTTGTAGAAATATATCCACATCTTTTTGAAATAACTAAAGAAATTTTAGAGGAGTTAGAAGAATTTATACAAAATAAATTTTCAAAAGATGAGGTTGCTTTTATAGTGATACATTTTAGAGCTGCAATAGATAGAAATAAAGTAAGAAGTAAAGAAAAGAAAAATATATTAGTTATATGTGGTTGGGGGTATGGAACATCAAAATTACTTGCTCAACAGTTAAAAGATATGTATTCTGTAAATATTATAGATATTTTACCTTATCATCAGTATAAAAAGAAAAAATACTATAAGGATATAGATTTAATAGTTAGTACAGTTGAATTAAAAGAATTAGATGAAGGAATACCTGTAATAAAAGTAAATCCTATTTTAACAAATGAAGATTTACAAAAATTAAATAAGCAAGATCTACAAAAATCAAGTAAAAAAGTTCTTTTTTCAGAAGTATTAGAAGCTGTAAAAAAAGTTACTACAAATTTAGATGAAAAAATGTTATTAAAAGAGTTAAATGGAGTTTTAGGAAATATTTTAGTAGATGATATTTCGCAGAAAAAAATTACAATTTTTGATATGTTAGATAAAAATCTTATTTTAGATAGTATAGAAGTTGATAATTGGGAAGAGGCAGTAAGAAAAGCAGGAGAAAATTTAGTAAAATATGGATATTCAACAGAGAAATATGTGGATAATATGGTAGAAAGTATAAAAAAATATGGAAGTTATGCAATTATTTTACCAGGAATAGCTTTTCCTCATGCTAAGAGTGAAGGAGAAGTTGTAAAAACAGCATTTTCGATAGTTAGATTAAAAAAAGAAGTTCTTTTTCCAGGAGATATTCCAGTTAAGATGATTGTAGCTTTTTCATCAATAGATAATAAAGAACATTTAGATGCTTTCATAGAAATAATAGAAATGATGGAAAAGAAAGATTTTGATTTTATAAAATTTGTAAAAAAATATTGTAAAAAATAA
- a CDS encoding transcription repressor NadR: MLTGKERRKKILELIKNTTKPISGTELAKLLDVSRQVIVQDIALLRAEENDISSTTKGYVLKTSENCRRVFEVMHSDEDTENELNLVVDLGGTVLDVFVTHEIYGDIRANLNINSRRKVREFIEKLKTKNISPLKNLTLSKHYHTVEAESEEILNLIEAELKEKKFIVE; encoded by the coding sequence ATTTTGACAGGTAAAGAGAGACGTAAAAAGATTTTAGAATTGATAAAAAATACAACTAAGCCTATATCAGGAACTGAATTAGCAAAATTGTTAGATGTGAGTAGACAGGTGATAGTTCAGGACATTGCACTGTTAAGAGCAGAGGAAAATGATATCTCATCAACAACAAAGGGATATGTACTAAAAACTTCTGAAAATTGCAGAAGAGTGTTTGAAGTTATGCATAGTGATGAGGATACTGAAAATGAATTGAACCTAGTTGTAGATTTGGGAGGAACAGTTTTAGATGTATTTGTTACACATGAGATATATGGGGATATAAGAGCTAACTTGAATATCAATTCAAGAAGAAAGGTTAGAGAGTTTATAGAAAAATTAAAAACTAAAAATATATCTCCACTAAAAAATCTTACATTGAGTAAACACTATCATACTGTTGAAGCTGAGAGTGAGGAGATTTTAAATCTGATTGAGGCTGAATTAAAAGAGAAAAAATTTATAGTTGAGTAA